GCTACCCCCTTTGGACTCAAGGCAATGCAAGAGCTACAAAAGTTGAATCCATCCAAAGACGAAGCCAGCGATGCGATGTGCACTTTTCTTGCCATCAATACCTCGTGCGTTACTCTCTTGCCGGCAACCATCATAGGCATTCGAGTTGCTGCCGGGAGTATTAATCCCACAGAGATTGTGGGGCCAACCATCTTTGCCACCAGTTGCGGTATGGTTGCTGCCTTAACGGCTGATATCATCTGGCGGCGCCTGCGAAGGCTGAGGGGGTAGCTACCCTATTGGAACAAGTAATTGCTATCCTTTCTCGGTGGGCATTGCCTGCGCTAATGTTTTTCATTCCGGCCTGGGGCTTAATCCGCCAAGTTAAAGTGTATGAGGCTTTTGTGCAAGGGGCACAGGAAGGCTTCTCGACTGCCGTGAAGATCATTCCCTTTATGGTAGGAATGTTGGTTGCCATCAATATCTTCCGAGCCTCAGGCGCCATGGAGCTGTTTTCGCAACTGATAGGTCCTGTAGCTGGGCGAATTGGGATGCCCCCAGAAGTACTACCTCTGGCGATGATGCGACCTTTGTCAGGCGGGGCGTGTCTTGGCCTGGCTGCAGATCTAATCAATACTTTTGGTCCGGACTCTTTCATTGGCAGGCTTGCTTCTACCATGCAAGGGAGTACCGATACAACTTTTTATGTTTTAACTGTATACTTTGGATCAGTGGGCATCCAGCGGTACCGACATGCGGTATGGTTAGGGCTCATAGCAGACATAACTGGGCTGCTGGCTTCGCTATTCATCATTAATTACCTGTTCCACTGATTTATATTTAAAGGAATTTAAAAGCGATGGGTAGTCATTTGATGCGGTTACAGAAGGCTATTGCTCAAGCAGGAGTTACTTCCCGCCGAAAGGCTGAAGAACTAATATTGACTGGAAAAGTACAGGTCAATGGCCAAGTTGTTACTACTTTGGGGGCTAAGGTTGACCCGAGGACCGACATAATCACTGTATCAGGGAAAAGGATAATTGTTTCACCTAAGAAGGTATATTACGCCCTCAACAAGCCGGTGGGCTATATCACCAGCCTTAAAGATCCCCAGGGTAGAGCCACGGTTATGGACTTGCTTCCGCCGATTGCGACTAGGATATTTCCAATAGGCCGGCTAGATTATAATAGTGAAGGTTTATTGCTGCTAACCAATGATGGACAGCTTGCTTATTATCTTACCCATCCAAGATTTAAGGTGAAAAAAACCTACAGAGTGTTAGTAAAAGGTTTTTTCGGTGATGAGGATGCAGCCAAATTAAGGGCCGGGGTAGAACTTGAAGATGGCAAAACCGCTCCAGCTCGGGTAACAATTCTTAAGCGTACGCCTACGTACTCTTGGCTAGAAATTACCATCCACGAAGGCCGGAAACGTGAAATACGGCGCATGTGTGCTTCTGTGGAGCATCCAGTTCTCAAGCTGAAACGGATCGAATTTGCAGGCATTTTGCTAGGAAAGCTTCCAGTGGGTCACTATCGTCCACTTACTAGCCTAGAGATCTTAAAGCTCAAAAACCTGGTACGAACCGCATCCGGTCATCTGCCTCCCCCTCCA
The nucleotide sequence above comes from Clostridia bacterium. Encoded proteins:
- a CDS encoding spore maturation protein, yielding ATPFGLKAMQELQKLNPSKDEASDAMCTFLAINTSCVTLLPATIIGIRVAAGSINPTEIVGPTIFATSCGMVAALTADIIWRRLRRLRG
- a CDS encoding rRNA pseudouridine synthase, coding for MMRLQKAIAQAGVTSRRKAEELILTGKVQVNGQVVTTLGAKVDPRTDIITVSGKRIIVSPKKVYYALNKPVGYITSLKDPQGRATVMDLLPPIATRIFPIGRLDYNSEGLLLLTNDGQLAYYLTHPRFKVKKTYRVLVKGFFGDEDAAKLRAGVELEDGKTAPARVTILKRTPTYSWLEITIHEGRKREIRRMCASVEHPVLKLKRIEFAGILLGKLPVGHYRPLTSLEILKLKNLVRTASGHLPPPPKPSSSF
- a CDS encoding spore maturation protein, with the protein product MFFIPAWGLIRQVKVYEAFVQGAQEGFSTAVKIIPFMVGMLVAINIFRASGAMELFSQLIGPVAGRIGMPPEVLPLAMMRPLSGGACLGLAADLINTFGPDSFIGRLASTMQGSTDTTFYVLTVYFGSVGIQRYRHAVWLGLIADITGLLASLFIINYLFH